The following proteins come from a genomic window of Acidimicrobiia bacterium:
- the ilvC gene encoding ketol-acid reductoisomerase — translation MATIHYDEDADPSIIKGRKVAIIGYGSQGHAHALNLKESGVDVVVGLRERSARRSEAEAEGLRVATPAEAAAEADFIMMLTPDQNMAALYEHEIEPHLEEGDALFFAHGFNIHFGAIIPPEHVDVAMVAPKGPGHLVRRTYTEGSGVPCLLAVHQDHTGLAHDLALSYAWAIGGGRAGVLETTFKEETETDLFGEQVILCGGVSSLIKASFETLVEAGYQPESAYFETLHELKLIVDLLYEGGLSYMRFSVSDTAEYGDYTRGQRIVTDDTKAAMKDILTEIQSGAFAHEWLAQAKEGAPFLLEQRAKGRDHQIEQVGADLRRLMPFLDQKVADDA, via the coding sequence ATGGCAACGATTCACTACGACGAGGACGCCGACCCTTCGATTATCAAAGGCCGCAAAGTCGCGATCATCGGGTACGGCAGCCAGGGACATGCCCACGCCCTCAACCTCAAGGAGTCAGGCGTCGACGTTGTCGTTGGATTGCGTGAACGTTCTGCCCGCCGTTCCGAGGCGGAAGCGGAGGGACTCCGCGTCGCGACGCCCGCAGAAGCGGCCGCCGAAGCCGACTTCATCATGATGCTCACACCCGACCAGAACATGGCCGCCCTCTACGAACACGAGATTGAACCTCATCTCGAAGAAGGCGATGCATTGTTCTTCGCCCATGGATTCAATATCCATTTCGGGGCCATCATCCCCCCGGAGCATGTCGATGTCGCGATGGTTGCACCCAAGGGCCCCGGCCATCTCGTTCGCCGCACCTACACCGAAGGTTCCGGGGTGCCGTGCTTGCTCGCCGTGCACCAGGACCACACCGGCCTGGCGCACGACCTCGCACTCTCCTACGCATGGGCCATCGGCGGTGGGAGGGCCGGAGTCCTGGAGACGACCTTCAAGGAAGAGACGGAGACGGACCTCTTCGGCGAGCAGGTCATCCTCTGTGGTGGCGTCTCCTCGCTTATCAAGGCGTCGTTCGAAACGCTCGTCGAGGCCGGATATCAGCCTGAGTCGGCTTATTTCGAGACACTGCATGAGCTCAAACTGATCGTGGATCTCCTCTACGAAGGGGGCCTGTCCTATATGCGCTTCTCGGTGTCCGACACCGCCGAGTACGGCGACTACACCCGCGGCCAGCGCATCGTCACCGACGACACGAAAGCCGCCATGAAGGACATACTCACCGAAATCCAATCGGGCGCGTTTGCGCACGAGTGGTTGGCGCAGGCCAAGGAAGGCGCACCGTTCCTACTCGAGCAGCGCGCCAAAGGGCGTGACCACCAGATCGAACAGGTCGGTGCAGACCTGCGACGCTTGATGCCGTTCCTGGACCAGAAGGTGGCGGACGACGCATGA
- the ilvN gene encoding acetolactate synthase small subunit, producing MNQHTLSVLVENKAGVLARVSSLLARRGFNIHSLAVGPTADEGISRMTIVVDAPELEQVKKQLHKLINVVKITELDRATAVEREISLIRVSTDGQKRSDVLEVATLFDAVAVDVGVSTIMFLVTGSPEKVNDFVELVRPYGIADLVKSGRVALARDQKSRKLRAS from the coding sequence ATGAACCAGCACACGCTGTCCGTCCTCGTCGAGAACAAAGCCGGCGTTCTGGCCAGGGTTTCATCGCTTCTGGCCCGACGTGGGTTCAACATCCATTCCCTAGCAGTTGGACCGACTGCCGACGAGGGGATCTCCCGGATGACGATCGTGGTGGATGCCCCGGAACTCGAGCAGGTGAAAAAGCAACTCCACAAGCTCATCAATGTCGTCAAGATCACAGAGTTGGATAGGGCGACAGCCGTCGAGCGTGAGATCTCCCTCATACGTGTCTCCACGGACGGCCAGAAACGAAGCGACGTGCTGGAGGTGGCCACCCTCTTCGACGCCGTCGCCGTTGACGTTGGTGTCTCGACCATCATGTTCCTGGTGACCGGGTCACCAGAAAAAGTCAACGATTTCGTCGAACTGGTACGGCCGTATGGTATCGCCGACCTCGTCAAATCGGGGCGAGTCGCTTTGGCACGGGACCAAAAGAGCCGTAAGTTGCGAGCGAGCTAG
- a CDS encoding 3-isopropylmalate dehydrogenase — MSRYRLAAIPGDGIGVEVTAEAVKAVKAAADRFDFSVEITEYDLGGDRYLRTGEVLPDTVETELAGHDAILLGAVGTPDVPPGVLERGLLLRLRFSFDQYVNVRPVKLYEGAPTPIAGLTPDRCDMVIFRENTEGPYVGVGGFVRRGTPQEIATQESVNTRYGVERIIRRAFDRARRSRRHLTLAHKTNVLNYAGDLWQRTFDDVADEYPEVGTDYVHVDAMCLYMVTHPERFDVVVTDNLFGDIITDLGAAVQGGMGLAASGNVNPERDFPSMFEPVHGSAPDIAGRGWANPVAAVLCAAMCLDHLGEQDAASAVERAAASVLPGLRTMGGPDMGSTTAEIGDRIGTAIAAS, encoded by the coding sequence ATGAGTCGATACCGGCTGGCCGCCATCCCCGGCGACGGCATCGGGGTCGAGGTAACCGCCGAGGCGGTCAAAGCGGTGAAGGCTGCGGCCGATCGATTCGACTTCTCCGTCGAGATCACGGAATACGACCTCGGCGGCGACCGCTACCTGCGCACCGGTGAGGTGCTGCCGGACACGGTCGAAACCGAACTGGCCGGCCATGACGCCATCCTCCTGGGCGCCGTTGGGACACCGGACGTGCCGCCCGGCGTGCTCGAGCGAGGATTGTTGCTGCGGCTTCGATTCTCGTTCGATCAGTACGTGAATGTGAGACCGGTCAAGCTCTACGAGGGTGCTCCCACCCCGATTGCCGGGCTCACTCCCGATCGATGTGACATGGTCATCTTTCGAGAGAACACTGAAGGACCCTATGTGGGAGTCGGCGGCTTCGTTCGCCGGGGCACACCGCAGGAGATCGCCACCCAGGAGTCGGTCAACACACGCTACGGAGTCGAGCGAATCATCCGGCGCGCCTTCGATCGAGCCAGACGCTCCCGTCGCCACCTCACGCTCGCCCACAAGACCAATGTGCTCAACTACGCCGGCGACCTCTGGCAACGAACGTTCGATGATGTTGCCGACGAGTATCCGGAAGTGGGCACCGATTACGTCCACGTTGACGCCATGTGCCTGTACATGGTCACACATCCGGAACGATTCGATGTAGTGGTAACCGACAACCTGTTCGGCGACATCATCACCGACCTCGGAGCTGCGGTCCAGGGCGGCATGGGTCTGGCTGCCAGCGGCAACGTCAACCCTGAGCGGGACTTCCCGTCGATGTTCGAGCCGGTTCACGGATCCGCACCCGATATCGCAGGTCGCGGGTGGGCCAATCCGGTGGCAGCCGTCCTTTGTGCGGCCATGTGCCTCGACCACCTCGGGGAACAGGACGCGGCGAGCGCGGTAGAGCGCGCGGCCGCCTCAGTCCTGCCGGGCCTACGAACGATGGGTGGACCCGACATGGGATCAACCACCGCGGAGATCGGTGATCGCATCGGAACCGCGATCGCCGCGAGCTAA
- a CDS encoding 2-isopropylmalate synthase: MSDKLIIFDTTLRDGEQAPGIALNSDEKLAIAFQLAKLRVDVIEAGFAASSDGDFEAVSRIAKEVKGPVIASLARCVPNDIDRAWDAVRHADRNRIHVFQSTSPIHMERMLRMTPEEVMQSVKEGVARARSYTDNVEFSPQDATRSDPEFMLAVCRAAVEAGATTLNIPDTVGYATPSEYVELLTRVYAEARGDNEDVIISTHCHNDLGLAVANSLAAISAGARQIEGAINGIGERAGNTSTEEIIMAIRTREDQFGVEIGADTTEIVETSRLVSRLTGYPVQFNKAVVGRNAFAHESGIHQHGMLRDRETYEIMDPAAVGHISQIILGKHSGRAGFADALRKMEIVLEDEDFERAFERFKELADRKGEISEEDVRAIVDYTSSKEAELIHLFSMHVAGGNEVTPQASVKVETRGLTLEYEAEGDGMVHATFAALKKAFGIDARLVDYRVVPVTRGADAMAEINVVVQMGGRAYAGRSVDTDVVGGSARAFVNALNKAAQQVIAETVGEVQV; this comes from the coding sequence ATGTCTGACAAGCTGATCATTTTCGACACCACCCTGCGCGACGGAGAACAGGCACCCGGTATCGCCCTCAACTCCGACGAGAAACTGGCTATCGCCTTTCAACTGGCCAAGTTGCGTGTCGATGTAATCGAGGCGGGTTTCGCCGCCTCCTCAGACGGCGATTTTGAAGCGGTTTCGCGTATCGCCAAGGAAGTGAAGGGACCGGTGATCGCCAGCCTGGCCCGCTGCGTACCGAACGATATCGACCGCGCTTGGGACGCGGTGCGCCACGCCGACCGGAATCGAATTCACGTCTTTCAATCCACTTCACCGATCCACATGGAACGAATGCTCCGGATGACCCCAGAAGAGGTGATGCAGTCGGTCAAGGAGGGCGTGGCGCGCGCCCGCAGCTACACCGACAACGTCGAGTTCTCACCCCAGGACGCCACACGCTCCGACCCCGAATTCATGCTGGCCGTGTGCCGGGCAGCCGTCGAGGCCGGGGCGACCACTCTCAACATCCCGGACACTGTGGGCTACGCCACCCCGAGCGAGTACGTCGAGTTACTCACCCGGGTGTATGCGGAAGCTCGCGGCGACAACGAAGACGTCATTATCTCGACCCACTGCCACAACGACCTCGGCCTGGCCGTGGCTAATTCGCTCGCGGCGATCTCGGCCGGCGCCAGGCAGATCGAAGGCGCCATCAACGGCATTGGTGAACGAGCGGGCAACACGTCCACCGAAGAGATCATCATGGCCATCAGGACCCGTGAGGATCAGTTCGGGGTCGAGATCGGCGCAGACACCACCGAGATCGTCGAGACCTCCAGACTCGTGTCCAGGCTCACCGGGTATCCGGTGCAGTTCAACAAGGCAGTCGTCGGACGAAACGCCTTTGCCCACGAGTCCGGCATCCACCAACACGGCATGCTGCGCGACCGGGAGACCTACGAAATCATGGATCCGGCTGCAGTCGGACACATAAGCCAGATCATTCTCGGCAAACACTCGGGCAGGGCCGGGTTCGCCGACGCACTTCGCAAGATGGAGATCGTTCTGGAGGACGAGGACTTTGAACGAGCATTCGAGCGCTTCAAGGAACTCGCCGACCGCAAGGGGGAGATCAGCGAGGAAGACGTGCGGGCGATCGTCGACTACACCTCGTCCAAGGAAGCCGAGCTGATCCACCTGTTCAGCATGCACGTCGCCGGCGGCAACGAGGTCACCCCACAGGCCAGTGTGAAGGTCGAGACGCGCGGCCTGACGCTCGAATATGAGGCCGAAGGCGACGGCATGGTGCACGCCACGTTCGCAGCTCTGAAGAAGGCGTTCGGTATCGATGCCCGACTCGTCGACTACCGGGTCGTTCCCGTGACCCGCGGCGCCGACGCAATGGCTGAGATCAACGTCGTCGTGCAGATGGGCGGTCGCGCTTATGCCGGTCGATCGGTCGACACGGATGTCGTGGGTGGGTCGGCACGCGCCTTCGTCAACGCACTGAACAAGGCGGCCCAGCAGGTCATCGCCGAGACCGTCGGCGAGGTTCAGGTATGA
- a CDS encoding PDZ domain-containing protein, producing the protein MGELGYYLHPTIHRDRVVFVAEDDLWSVDVSGGSAHRLTANPGTVAYPRFSPDGVHVAFSSRDEGHLEAHVMPSEGGPARRLTFFGGLTHVVGWTPDGGAVIVATDWKQPFAGQFALHEVPMDGSPARPIRVGPARAISYQPGGPGVVIGRNSFDPARWKRYRGGRTGTLWIDRAGSGEFAPLIELQGNTADPTWIGRRIYFLSDHEGTGNLYSCTPTGRSLQRHTDHEDFYARFPASDGKRIVYHAGADLYLLEGVTRTKIDVRVPSARPQRNRRFMSPGRFVESLDLDPKGQAVAIVARGGAVTMDLWEGAPLRHGDLSSSRYRLAAWLPDGRRFVAVTDESGEEELVVFDSGAGKTGTRVGGDIGRPRSLDPAPAGSDRVALTNHRFEVVVVDLDSGESTVVHHSPHSWIQGTDWSPDGRWIAFSAAVSRNTVALHLYDTSTKRTHRITRPDFADVRPSFDAEGRFLHFIGHRVFDPVPDAFFHDYAFPKGTRPYLIPLAADTPSPFSPAQRQPRPPGTPPGPQQAGNGMEGDAPAPVQVDLDGIEDRVVAYPVPEGSYRAVFGARGRSILLSVPIQGRLAPQPMVSAGPAGRLEAYDFQQHKLETIADDVSSVSVSMDGKVMAIRAGNRIRVVPAAFKDDPSKNDKPGRDSGWLDLGRVRLEVDPGSEWVQMFREAWRLQREHFWTQDMSAVDWEQIYHRYRPLVERVASRAEFSDLMWEMQGELGTSHAYELGGDYRPEPKYLLGSLGADFERTARGTWRIGAIPHGDSWDERAWSPLQAPGLDVVVGDQILSIDGKDLGADRAPEEALVDRAGRAVRVVVRRGRRRPRSITVRALESETPLRYRDWVEANRRRVAEASEGRAGYIHLPDMGPSGFAEFHRSWLSQVDHDGLVIDVRFNRGGNVSHLLLEKLLRRRIGYRVTRWTEPYAIPADAPAGPMVALTNEYAGSDGDIFSHAFKMHGLGPLIGTRTWGGVIGIWPQQSLVDGTITTQPEFSNWFADVGWDVENYGTDPDISVTITPQDHAAGRDPQLERGIAELIRIIDEVPPSPPAFGDRPKKTPPRLS; encoded by the coding sequence ATGGGTGAACTCGGCTACTACCTGCATCCGACGATCCACCGTGACCGGGTCGTCTTCGTGGCCGAGGACGACCTCTGGTCGGTGGATGTTTCCGGTGGCTCGGCCCACCGGTTGACTGCCAACCCCGGCACCGTTGCCTACCCGAGATTCTCCCCGGATGGAGTTCACGTCGCCTTCTCGAGCCGTGATGAAGGCCACCTCGAGGCTCACGTGATGCCGTCTGAAGGCGGCCCAGCCCGCAGGTTGACGTTCTTCGGAGGGCTTACCCATGTGGTGGGTTGGACACCCGACGGCGGTGCCGTGATCGTGGCGACGGACTGGAAGCAACCGTTCGCAGGGCAGTTCGCCCTCCACGAAGTGCCAATGGACGGCAGTCCGGCCCGGCCGATCAGGGTCGGACCGGCCCGCGCTATCTCGTATCAACCGGGCGGTCCCGGTGTCGTCATCGGCCGGAACTCCTTCGATCCTGCTCGATGGAAACGGTACCGGGGCGGTCGCACCGGAACTCTCTGGATCGACCGGGCCGGGTCGGGCGAATTCGCTCCACTCATCGAGCTGCAGGGGAATACGGCCGACCCCACGTGGATCGGCCGCCGGATCTACTTCCTCTCCGACCACGAGGGCACCGGCAACCTCTACTCGTGCACACCCACGGGCCGCAGCCTGCAGCGTCACACAGACCACGAGGACTTCTACGCCCGCTTCCCGGCCTCAGACGGCAAGCGGATCGTTTACCACGCCGGTGCCGATCTCTATCTCCTCGAAGGCGTGACTCGAACGAAGATCGATGTCCGGGTTCCAAGCGCCCGGCCGCAGAGAAACCGCCGCTTCATGAGTCCGGGCCGTTTCGTGGAGTCGCTCGATCTCGATCCGAAAGGCCAGGCAGTGGCCATCGTTGCCCGGGGGGGAGCGGTAACCATGGATCTGTGGGAGGGAGCACCACTCCGTCACGGCGATTTGTCCTCATCCCGCTACCGCTTGGCAGCCTGGCTCCCGGACGGACGGCGCTTCGTCGCCGTCACCGACGAGTCCGGCGAAGAAGAGCTCGTTGTGTTCGATTCCGGCGCCGGGAAGACAGGGACACGGGTCGGTGGTGATATCGGACGGCCCCGCTCGCTGGATCCTGCACCAGCAGGATCCGACCGTGTGGCACTCACCAATCACCGGTTCGAGGTCGTTGTGGTCGATCTGGACTCCGGAGAGTCCACGGTGGTCCACCACAGCCCGCATTCCTGGATTCAAGGCACCGACTGGTCACCCGACGGACGGTGGATTGCATTCTCGGCTGCGGTCAGCCGCAACACAGTCGCCCTTCACCTCTACGACACTTCCACGAAAAGAACGCACCGGATCACGCGACCCGACTTCGCCGATGTACGCCCATCATTCGACGCTGAGGGCCGGTTTCTCCACTTCATCGGTCACCGGGTCTTCGATCCCGTTCCTGACGCCTTTTTCCACGACTACGCCTTCCCGAAGGGGACCCGGCCCTATCTCATCCCGCTGGCTGCGGACACCCCTTCGCCGTTCAGCCCGGCCCAGCGGCAACCTCGGCCACCCGGCACACCGCCGGGACCCCAGCAGGCTGGGAACGGTATGGAAGGCGACGCCCCCGCTCCGGTCCAGGTCGATCTAGACGGCATCGAAGATCGGGTGGTGGCGTATCCGGTCCCGGAGGGTTCCTACCGGGCGGTCTTCGGCGCCAGGGGCCGATCCATTCTGCTTTCTGTGCCGATCCAGGGTCGGCTGGCGCCTCAGCCAATGGTTTCGGCCGGTCCGGCAGGGCGGCTCGAGGCCTACGACTTTCAGCAGCACAAGCTCGAAACGATCGCCGACGATGTCTCGAGCGTTTCGGTCTCGATGGACGGCAAGGTCATGGCGATCCGCGCCGGGAACCGGATCCGGGTGGTTCCGGCCGCCTTCAAGGATGACCCGTCCAAGAACGACAAACCGGGCAGGGACTCCGGGTGGCTCGATCTGGGCAGGGTCCGGCTCGAGGTCGATCCGGGGAGCGAATGGGTCCAGATGTTTCGAGAAGCATGGCGTCTCCAGCGCGAGCACTTCTGGACCCAGGACATGTCGGCGGTCGATTGGGAACAGATCTACCACCGGTACCGTCCTCTCGTCGAACGGGTTGCCAGCCGCGCCGAATTCTCCGATCTCATGTGGGAGATGCAGGGGGAATTGGGCACCTCGCACGCCTACGAACTAGGCGGGGACTACCGGCCGGAGCCGAAGTACCTCCTCGGCAGTCTCGGGGCGGATTTCGAACGAACCGCCCGGGGCACCTGGCGGATCGGGGCGATTCCGCACGGGGACTCCTGGGACGAGCGAGCCTGGTCGCCGTTGCAGGCGCCCGGACTAGACGTCGTGGTAGGAGACCAGATCCTCTCTATTGACGGGAAGGATCTCGGTGCAGATCGAGCACCGGAGGAGGCGCTGGTCGACCGGGCGGGGAGAGCTGTTCGCGTCGTGGTTCGCCGGGGCCGCCGCCGGCCAAGGTCTATCACGGTTCGAGCGCTCGAGTCCGAGACGCCCCTGCGGTATCGGGATTGGGTTGAGGCCAATCGCCGGCGGGTTGCCGAGGCATCGGAAGGGCGGGCCGGATACATCCATCTTCCGGATATGGGACCGAGCGGGTTCGCCGAATTCCATCGATCGTGGTTGTCCCAGGTCGATCACGACGGCTTGGTGATCGACGTGCGATTCAACCGCGGTGGGAATGTCTCGCACCTCCTTCTGGAGAAGTTGCTGCGGCGCCGCATCGGGTATCGGGTGACCAGGTGGACCGAGCCGTACGCTATCCCCGCTGATGCGCCGGCCGGTCCGATGGTGGCACTCACGAATGAGTACGCCGGGTCCGACGGAGACATTTTTTCACATGCGTTCAAGATGCATGGCCTCGGGCCGCTCATCGGAACCCGCACCTGGGGTGGAGTCATCGGCATCTGGCCGCAGCAATCACTCGTGGACGGCACGATCACTACCCAGCCTGAGTTCTCGAACTGGTTCGCGGACGTTGGGTGGGACGTTGAGAACTACGGGACCGACCCCGACATCAGCGTCACGATCACGCCCCAGGACCATGCCGCCGGGCGGGATCCTCAGCTCGAGCGCGGCATCGCCGAATTGATCCGCATCATCGACGAGGTCCCTCCTTCGCCGCCCGCCTTCGGTGACCGGCCGAAGAAGACGCCACCGAGGTTGTCTTGA
- a CDS encoding HAD-IC family P-type ATPase: MEVEASLRDPLSGLTGREVADRVEAGRLNVIPEGPSRTTKAIFRDNIFTRFNLILSVLLVIILFVAPIQDALFGAVMVINAAIGIIQELRAKRTLDRLALLSTPGTIAVRDGRPVEISIADIVLDDVLMLAPGDQVVVDGEVLESRGLEINESLLTGESDPVSKHMGDSCRSGSFVVAGSGRMQATRVGSESYAAKLASEAKLFTITSSELRDGIDWILLAVSWALIPTGALLVWSQMSIDVGFRRAAQGTVAGLVAMVPQGLVLLTSMAFAVAVVRLGRRNVLVQELPAVEGLARVDVVCLDKTGTLTEGHLRVLDVKVYDKAVDVGLVLAATAAADSTPNATIQAIGTQFSERPDWPVLKTVPFSSDRKWSAAAFTGRGTWILGAPEVVAATDMEILRAADRYASDGNRVLALVGTDDALAGDVLPANMRPVALVVLGDRIRPDAVETLDFFARQNVAVKVISGDHPATVAAIAARVGVPSPGNVVDGRELPADPDRLADVMERGTVFGRVHPHQKRAMIKALQRRGHTVAMTGDGVNDVLALKVADIGVAMGNGSGASRAVAQVVLLDSAFSSLPEVVAEGRRVIANIERVANLFVTKTIYAVLLSVAVAIALLPFPFLPRHLTLVGSITIGIPGFFLALEPTARRAQRGFVGRVMRFAVPVGAVAALSTFAAYGLAQIEDVGLVESRTMATLVLVAVGLFALTVVCRPLTTSRKWLIWSMAGLFGITLLWGSLREFYGLDLPRAIVVFAAIGIASLTGTLMYLALVGSRWLQSAPDLMRQAPELLAHAPEVIRQPLVAAGGWRVARWMSLRAGGRPRPGPVAVKKPRRRSPAPIELPDWVTPDGAESSESGDGRSQLELPLE, from the coding sequence ATGGAAGTTGAGGCGTCGTTGCGCGACCCACTGAGCGGTCTCACCGGCCGCGAAGTAGCCGATCGGGTCGAGGCAGGCAGGCTCAACGTGATCCCCGAGGGTCCGAGCCGGACCACGAAGGCGATCTTCCGGGACAACATCTTCACCCGCTTCAATCTCATTCTGTCAGTCCTGCTGGTCATAATCTTGTTCGTTGCTCCCATACAGGACGCTCTGTTCGGAGCAGTCATGGTGATCAACGCCGCCATCGGCATCATCCAGGAGCTGAGAGCCAAACGAACTCTCGACCGGCTGGCGTTGCTCAGCACACCAGGAACGATCGCAGTCCGCGACGGTCGTCCGGTTGAAATCAGCATTGCGGACATCGTGCTCGATGATGTCCTCATGTTGGCCCCGGGTGACCAGGTCGTGGTCGACGGCGAGGTCCTCGAGTCGCGGGGACTCGAGATCAACGAATCGCTCCTGACCGGGGAGTCCGATCCGGTGAGCAAGCACATGGGCGATTCCTGTCGGTCGGGCAGCTTCGTCGTTGCCGGGTCCGGTCGCATGCAGGCGACCAGGGTGGGGAGCGAGTCTTACGCAGCGAAGTTGGCCTCTGAGGCGAAGCTGTTCACCATCACCAGCTCCGAGCTGCGCGACGGAATCGATTGGATCCTGCTGGCGGTCAGTTGGGCACTCATTCCCACCGGAGCGTTGCTGGTGTGGAGCCAGATGTCGATCGATGTGGGCTTCCGCAGGGCTGCGCAAGGGACGGTGGCCGGGCTCGTGGCGATGGTTCCGCAGGGCCTGGTTCTGCTGACTTCGATGGCCTTCGCGGTGGCCGTCGTGCGACTCGGCCGCCGGAACGTCCTCGTCCAGGAACTGCCGGCCGTCGAAGGTCTCGCCCGGGTCGATGTCGTCTGTCTCGACAAGACCGGCACGCTGACGGAGGGGCATTTGCGGGTGCTCGACGTCAAGGTTTACGACAAGGCAGTCGACGTTGGATTGGTGCTGGCCGCCACGGCAGCAGCCGACAGCACTCCGAACGCCACAATCCAGGCTATCGGCACGCAATTTTCGGAGCGGCCCGACTGGCCGGTGCTCAAGACGGTGCCGTTCTCTTCGGATCGAAAGTGGAGTGCTGCTGCTTTTACCGGTCGGGGAACCTGGATCCTCGGGGCGCCGGAGGTGGTGGCGGCCACCGATATGGAGATCCTGCGCGCGGCCGACCGGTACGCTTCCGACGGCAACCGAGTCCTGGCGCTGGTCGGCACCGACGATGCGCTTGCCGGCGATGTGCTGCCGGCGAACATGCGACCGGTAGCGCTGGTGGTGCTGGGAGACCGCATCCGCCCGGATGCTGTTGAAACGCTCGACTTCTTCGCCAGGCAGAACGTGGCGGTCAAGGTGATCTCAGGCGACCACCCCGCCACGGTTGCCGCGATTGCAGCCAGGGTCGGCGTGCCCAGCCCGGGCAACGTCGTAGACGGACGCGAGCTCCCGGCGGATCCGGATCGGCTGGCGGACGTCATGGAGCGCGGAACAGTATTTGGACGGGTGCATCCCCATCAGAAACGAGCCATGATCAAGGCCCTCCAGCGGCGGGGCCATACGGTGGCCATGACGGGCGACGGAGTGAATGATGTGCTCGCCCTCAAAGTGGCGGATATCGGGGTGGCGATGGGCAACGGGTCGGGTGCCTCACGGGCCGTTGCGCAGGTAGTACTTCTCGATTCCGCGTTCTCGTCGCTGCCCGAGGTCGTTGCTGAGGGGAGACGGGTAATAGCCAATATCGAACGAGTCGCCAACCTCTTCGTCACGAAGACGATCTACGCGGTGCTGCTCTCTGTGGCCGTTGCCATCGCGTTGTTGCCGTTTCCGTTCCTACCGCGGCACCTGACCCTGGTCGGGTCGATCACCATTGGCATACCCGGTTTCTTCCTCGCCCTCGAACCCACTGCTCGGCGGGCTCAACGAGGTTTCGTGGGTCGCGTGATGCGGTTCGCGGTTCCGGTTGGTGCGGTGGCGGCCCTGTCGACGTTTGCCGCCTACGGTCTGGCCCAGATCGAGGATGTTGGGCTGGTGGAATCCCGGACCATGGCGACCCTCGTGCTCGTTGCCGTCGGTCTCTTCGCGCTGACCGTGGTGTGCAGGCCGCTCACTACGAGCCGCAAGTGGTTGATTTGGAGCATGGCCGGCCTGTTCGGCATTACGTTGTTGTGGGGATCTCTCAGGGAGTTCTACGGGCTCGACCTTCCCCGTGCCATTGTCGTCTTCGCCGCCATCGGGATTGCGTCGTTGACGGGCACCCTCATGTACCTCGCACTGGTCGGATCCAGGTGGCTGCAATCTGCCCCCGATCTGATGCGTCAGGCTCCCGAACTTCTCGCCCATGCACCAGAAGTGATCCGCCAGCCGCTGGTGGCCGCCGGGGGATGGCGGGTGGCGCGCTGGATGAGCCTCCGGGCGGGTGGGCGGCCACGGCCCGGACCCGTCGCCGTCAAGAAGCCCCGGCGCCGCTCTCCGGCGCCGATCGAGCTCCCGGACTGGGTCACCCCGGACGGTGCCGAATCCTCCGAATCGGGGGACGGCCGCAGTCAACTCGAGCTACCGCTGGAGTAG
- a CDS encoding ABC transporter substrate-binding protein, whose amino-acid sequence MRGSCRKGAIGAITLTLILILSACGSGDGAGEPKEGPQIKVGSQDFGESAILASLYAQALEAEGYDVAVQPLGGFRDIVLASFESGDINFTPEYAASMLEFLNGFAGEATGDAEGTTESLRGYLTKKGLSAFDPSPAVDTNAFVVTQATSESLGITSLSDLASKGADLELGGPPDCETNAFCIPGLQSVYGLDLSGNFTPLDAGAITVQALEADEIDIALLFSTSGIIADRGWVLLEDDKNLLAADNVVPVTSDEIVDAYGSDFRDFVDRISAAISTADLTEMNRQFDIEQLDAEDIARDFLVENGFVDA is encoded by the coding sequence ATGCGGGGAAGTTGCCGCAAGGGTGCCATCGGGGCGATCACGCTGACACTGATTCTGATTCTCAGTGCATGCGGATCGGGTGATGGCGCTGGAGAGCCCAAAGAAGGGCCACAAATCAAAGTCGGTTCACAGGACTTCGGAGAGTCGGCGATACTTGCCTCTCTATATGCTCAGGCGCTGGAGGCAGAAGGGTACGACGTTGCCGTCCAACCGCTCGGCGGCTTCCGTGACATAGTCCTAGCCTCGTTCGAGAGTGGTGATATCAATTTCACCCCCGAGTACGCAGCGTCGATGCTCGAGTTCTTGAATGGGTTCGCCGGTGAGGCGACCGGCGATGCGGAGGGGACAACTGAGTCCCTGCGCGGATATCTGACCAAGAAGGGCCTGAGTGCCTTCGATCCTTCGCCCGCCGTCGATACGAACGCGTTCGTGGTTACGCAGGCAACGAGTGAGTCTCTTGGTATCACATCGCTCAGCGATCTTGCTTCGAAGGGTGCGGACCTTGAGTTGGGTGGGCCCCCCGACTGTGAGACCAACGCGTTTTGCATTCCGGGTCTCCAGAGCGTGTACGGCCTCGACCTGAGTGGCAACTTCACGCCGCTCGATGCCGGGGCGATAACGGTGCAGGCGCTGGAAGCTGATGAGATCGACATCGCCCTGCTGTTCTCGACTTCTGGCATCATCGCGGATCGGGGCTGGGTGCTCCTGGAGGATGACAAGAATCTGCTCGCCGCAGACAACGTCGTGCCGGTGACCAGCGATGAGATCGTCGATGCCTACGGGTCGGATTTCCGCGACTTCGTCGACAGGATCAGCGCAGCGATTTCGACGGCGGACTTGACCGAGATGAACCGGCAGTTCGACATTGAGCAATTGGACGCCGAAGACATCGCTCGCGACTTCCTGGTCGAGAACGGCTTCGTCGACGCCTAA